Proteins encoded within one genomic window of Chelatococcus sp. HY11:
- the ugpC gene encoding sn-glycerol-3-phosphate ABC transporter ATP-binding protein UgpC, which yields MASIRFAGVRKVFDDFVAVERLDLTVADGEFVVFVGPSGCGKTTSLRMLAGLEDVTDGHIWVGPRDVTADPPKARDMAMVFQNYALYPHMTVAENIGFSLGLRGVPKAELAQRVRASAEMMDIVHLLERRPRELSGGQRQRVAVCRAIIRNPSVFLFDEPLSNLDPQLRTSARGEIRALQRRLGVTSVYVTHDQIEAMTMADRIVVMRDGRVQQIGTPEELFERPQTIFVASFIGAPPMNIVSGTVENGRAFALGRLVDAGSPAKGLKVGVRPEDISFRELNGNDGAAFRVDQVEMIGSESLVHGEVGIERLVARVARHLAPRAGESVGFDWPIGQTHMFDPTTGNRIASSMELAA from the coding sequence ATGGCCTCCATCAGATTTGCGGGCGTCCGCAAGGTCTTCGACGACTTCGTCGCGGTCGAGAGGCTTGATCTCACCGTTGCCGACGGCGAGTTCGTGGTCTTCGTCGGCCCTTCCGGCTGCGGGAAGACAACCTCCCTGCGTATGCTCGCCGGCCTCGAGGACGTAACCGACGGCCATATCTGGGTCGGCCCGCGCGATGTCACCGCAGACCCGCCGAAGGCGCGTGACATGGCCATGGTTTTCCAGAACTACGCGCTCTATCCGCATATGACCGTCGCGGAAAACATCGGCTTCTCCCTTGGGCTGCGGGGTGTGCCCAAGGCGGAGCTCGCCCAGCGTGTCAGGGCTTCGGCGGAGATGATGGATATCGTGCATCTGCTTGAGCGCCGCCCCCGGGAACTTTCGGGCGGGCAGCGCCAGCGCGTCGCGGTATGCCGGGCCATCATTCGCAATCCGAGCGTTTTCCTGTTCGACGAGCCCCTCTCGAATCTGGACCCGCAATTACGTACTTCGGCGCGCGGCGAGATCCGCGCCCTCCAGCGCCGGTTGGGCGTCACCTCCGTCTATGTCACGCATGACCAGATCGAGGCGATGACCATGGCGGACCGCATCGTGGTGATGCGGGATGGCCGCGTCCAGCAGATCGGCACGCCGGAGGAGTTGTTTGAACGGCCGCAGACGATATTCGTCGCCTCCTTCATCGGCGCGCCACCCATGAATATCGTCAGCGGAACGGTCGAGAACGGCCGGGCCTTTGCCCTCGGCCGCCTGGTCGATGCGGGCTCGCCGGCCAAGGGCCTCAAGGTCGGGGTTCGGCCGGAGGACATCAGCTTTCGCGAACTCAACGGAAACGACGGGGCGGCCTTTCGGGTCGACCAGGTCGAGATGATCGGCTCGGAATCCTTGGTGCACGGCGAAGTCGGCATTGAGCGCCTTGTCGCACGCGTCGCGCGACACCTCGCGCCACGCGCCGGCGAAAGCGTCGGATTCGACTGGCCGATCGGCCAGACCCACATGTTCGACCCGACGACGGGGAACAGGATCGCCTCCAGCATGGAACTTGCCGCATGA
- a CDS encoding histidine phosphatase family protein, with the protein MNVLAPPSVRRLDLDPSITRFLFLRHGRTAYNLQRIVQGHTDIPLDAVGREQAVAAAELLAGRGGIARIVSSDLSRASATAQAVASRLALPLLLDPDLRERGFGPFEGGPAIPGLWSRDAEDMETLEAFSGRIARALSRHLDTSSSLLVAHGGVLRVLGLMLGVTISDDLVRNAAPLAFSRTDADWQVTDWQVTDLSVAINL; encoded by the coding sequence ATGAACGTATTAGCCCCTCCTTCCGTCCGCCGGCTGGACCTTGATCCGTCAATCACGCGGTTTCTGTTCCTGCGCCACGGTCGCACCGCCTACAACCTGCAGCGCATCGTTCAGGGCCACACCGATATTCCGCTGGATGCCGTGGGCCGTGAGCAGGCCGTCGCCGCCGCCGAACTGCTCGCCGGCCGTGGCGGAATCGCCCGTATCGTGTCGAGTGATCTGTCGCGGGCGAGCGCGACGGCGCAGGCCGTGGCGAGCCGCCTTGCCCTGCCGCTCCTGCTCGATCCGGATCTGCGAGAACGCGGCTTTGGCCCGTTTGAGGGCGGGCCGGCGATCCCGGGGCTCTGGTCGAGGGACGCGGAGGACATGGAAACCCTCGAGGCGTTCTCGGGACGTATCGCGCGCGCCCTCTCGCGTCATCTCGACACGTCCTCATCCCTCCTGGTCGCCCATGGCGGTGTCCTGCGCGTGCTCGGCCTCATGCTCGGCGTGACGATTTCCGACGACCTCGTGCGAAACGCCGCGCCGCTGGCCTTCAGCCGGACCGACGCGGATTGGCAGGTGACGGATTGGCAGGTGACGGACTTGTCCGTCGCGATCAATCTCTGA
- a CDS encoding metallophosphoesterase: protein MAQDFRIVQVSDLHLSGTRARYQDNWEITLEWIEAEKPDLVVVSGDVALSDPDVVDDLVFARRQLDRINVPWRVIPGNHDIGDNVVSGGMAKSVDVERRQRWLDLFGPDYWHEACGQWTAIGVNAQILNSDGLSAEEEQSEWLARTLAGIPRERPIALFVHKPLFMDHPSEASVTSDCLDPEARQRLLRPFADKSLKLVACGHKHQYRSFGINGVVHIWAPATSAVNHPPEVKMWGLREVGFVDIRLSEHGIRQRLVGRDMLFRHESYIYANEYGSAAAGPEQPVSR from the coding sequence ATGGCACAGGATTTTCGTATCGTTCAGGTCTCGGATCTGCACCTGAGCGGCACACGCGCGCGCTATCAGGACAACTGGGAGATCACGCTGGAGTGGATCGAAGCCGAGAAACCTGATCTCGTCGTGGTCAGTGGCGATGTCGCTTTGTCGGACCCCGATGTGGTCGACGATCTCGTTTTCGCGCGGCGCCAGCTCGACCGCATCAACGTGCCCTGGCGGGTCATCCCGGGCAACCACGATATCGGCGACAACGTCGTGTCGGGCGGAATGGCCAAGTCGGTCGACGTCGAGCGACGGCAGCGCTGGCTTGACCTCTTCGGACCCGACTACTGGCATGAGGCCTGCGGTCAGTGGACGGCGATCGGCGTCAATGCCCAGATCCTGAACTCCGATGGTTTGTCCGCCGAGGAGGAGCAAAGCGAATGGCTGGCGCGGACATTGGCCGGGATCCCGCGCGAGCGGCCGATCGCGCTCTTCGTCCACAAGCCGCTGTTCATGGATCATCCCTCGGAGGCGAGCGTCACCTCGGATTGCCTAGATCCCGAGGCGCGCCAACGCCTGCTGCGCCCCTTTGCCGACAAATCGTTGAAGCTCGTCGCTTGCGGTCACAAGCACCAGTACCGCTCCTTTGGCATCAACGGCGTCGTCCACATCTGGGCGCCCGCCACGAGCGCCGTCAATCACCCTCCGGAGGTGAAAATGTGGGGCCTGCGCGAGGTGGGCTTTGTGGACATTCGCCTGAGCGAGCACGGCATTCGGCAACGGCTCGTCGGACGCGACATGCTGTTCCGCCACGAGTCCTACATCTACGCCAATGAATATGGCTCGGCGGCGGCAGGACCGGAGCAGCCGGTCTCCCGATGA
- a CDS encoding sugar-binding domain-containing protein yields the protein MTPPDKDNHEPARGEALPLGGGEESRLQLATRVAWMYFIEGLKQEDIAVALGISRMRVNRLLAAARDEGLVRIDITSPFRSSADCEGRLRAAFGLREVVLAPTASKPDQIDVVVGHALGSYLNGRLANGMTVGVHHGRSPHAMFQGLKPAVMPDTAIVALKGSLSAEGRMAPYETVARLALTLQASCYQLAAPSYARTTQEHELFTRLPMVEAVMRRAAACDLAILTASRITDDGGLVGYGYISPAEAKALRERGAVGAVLGTFIDADGQVIDHELNHRQIGLGFDDLAAVPEVILTGAGPGKVLALRAALTRRLATVFVTDEQTAEQILAA from the coding sequence ATGACACCTCCGGATAAGGACAATCATGAGCCCGCCCGCGGGGAAGCGCTGCCTCTTGGCGGCGGCGAGGAAAGCCGGCTGCAGCTCGCCACCCGCGTCGCCTGGATGTATTTCATCGAGGGATTGAAGCAGGAGGATATCGCTGTCGCCCTGGGCATCAGCCGCATGCGCGTCAATCGCCTGCTCGCGGCGGCGCGGGACGAGGGCCTGGTGCGCATCGACATCACCTCTCCCTTTCGCAGCAGCGCCGACTGCGAGGGGCGCCTGCGGGCCGCCTTCGGCCTGCGCGAGGTGGTGTTGGCGCCGACCGCGTCGAAGCCGGACCAGATCGACGTGGTCGTCGGCCACGCGCTCGGCAGCTACCTCAACGGACGGCTCGCCAACGGCATGACCGTGGGCGTGCATCATGGGCGCTCGCCACACGCCATGTTCCAGGGGCTCAAGCCCGCCGTGATGCCGGATACCGCCATCGTCGCCCTGAAGGGCAGCCTGTCGGCGGAAGGCCGGATGGCGCCCTATGAGACGGTCGCGCGGCTTGCCCTGACGCTGCAGGCCAGTTGCTACCAGCTCGCGGCGCCGAGTTACGCCCGCACGACTCAGGAACATGAGCTGTTCACGCGCCTGCCGATGGTCGAGGCCGTCATGCGCCGCGCCGCGGCCTGCGACCTCGCGATCCTCACCGCGAGCCGTATCACCGACGACGGCGGTCTGGTCGGCTATGGCTACATCAGTCCTGCCGAAGCGAAGGCCCTGCGCGAACGCGGCGCGGTCGGCGCCGTGCTCGGCACCTTCATCGATGCCGACGGGCAGGTCATCGACCACGAGCTCAACCATCGGCAGATCGGGCTCGGCTTCGACGACCTCGCCGCCGTGCCTGAGGTCATCCTGACCGGCGCCGGCCCCGGCAAGGTGCTCGCGCTCCGGGCCGCGCTGACGCGGCGGCTCGCGACCGTTTTCGTGACCGACGAACAGACGGCGGAGCAGATTCTGGCCGCGTGA
- a CDS encoding cupin domain-containing protein has product MGVAFLHSRGTEMPIKIPAIGLDLFVRMPPDASDGAVCIIETINAPNAGPPRHRHREAEIFRVIEGRYLYEVDGRRFFAEEGDIVSIPGGGVHGFVNVTSQPARQLVMIMPAFDARRFFTELGQIMEHGLPDAALLNAFGQRWNVEFLGPPVRATDGTREP; this is encoded by the coding sequence ATGGGCGTAGCATTTCTCCATTCGCGCGGGACCGAGATGCCGATCAAGATCCCGGCCATAGGGCTCGATCTCTTCGTCCGCATGCCCCCGGACGCGAGTGATGGCGCGGTCTGCATCATCGAGACCATCAACGCGCCGAACGCTGGTCCGCCCAGACATCGCCATCGGGAAGCCGAGATATTCCGTGTCATTGAAGGTCGCTATCTCTACGAGGTAGACGGACGCCGCTTCTTCGCCGAGGAAGGAGACATCGTCAGTATTCCGGGGGGCGGGGTACATGGCTTCGTCAATGTCACGAGCCAGCCGGCACGGCAGCTCGTGATGATCATGCCGGCGTTCGACGCGCGCCGTTTCTTCACTGAGCTCGGGCAGATCATGGAGCATGGGCTCCCCGACGCGGCGCTCCTCAACGCCTTTGGCCAGCGCTGGAACGTGGAATTCCTGGGGCCCCCGGTTCGGGCGACCGACGGGACGCGTGAACCATGA
- a CDS encoding Ku protein codes for MARRSFWKGYLKLSLVTCAVSMTPALSESEKVRFHTLNRKTGNRVVSRYFDSGSGKPVAEDEAVKGYPRGDDEYVMLDDDELEAVALESTRTIDIETFVPIDSIDWIWYDRPHYLTPDDKVGEEAYSVIRDAMAATNTGGIARVVMYRRERAVLLKPHDNGIVVWTLRYGDEVREGASHWPDPSKSKPDQKLLRLVSQLIDERTRPWDPSMAEDPVQEKLLDIIAAKKKGRKRPAARKSEPAPPTNVINIMDALKKSIASEKQTKGR; via the coding sequence ATGGCCCGACGCTCCTTCTGGAAAGGGTATCTCAAGCTTTCACTCGTCACCTGCGCAGTGTCGATGACCCCCGCTCTGTCCGAGAGCGAGAAAGTCCGGTTCCATACGCTCAATCGCAAGACGGGCAATCGCGTTGTCAGCCGATACTTCGATTCAGGCAGCGGCAAGCCGGTCGCCGAGGACGAGGCGGTCAAGGGTTACCCGCGGGGCGATGACGAGTACGTCATGCTTGACGATGACGAACTCGAGGCTGTCGCACTGGAAAGCACCCGCACCATCGATATCGAGACCTTCGTTCCGATCGATAGCATCGACTGGATCTGGTACGACAGGCCCCATTATCTCACGCCGGACGACAAGGTCGGCGAGGAGGCCTATTCGGTCATTCGCGATGCGATGGCGGCGACGAACACCGGCGGGATCGCCCGGGTGGTGATGTATCGGCGTGAGCGAGCCGTTCTGCTGAAGCCGCACGACAACGGCATCGTGGTCTGGACCTTGCGCTACGGCGACGAGGTGCGCGAGGGCGCCAGCCACTGGCCTGACCCGTCGAAGAGCAAGCCGGATCAGAAATTGCTGCGCCTGGTCAGCCAGTTGATCGACGAGCGGACGCGTCCCTGGGATCCATCCATGGCGGAAGACCCGGTCCAGGAGAAGTTGCTGGACATCATTGCCGCCAAGAAAAAGGGACGTAAACGCCCGGCGGCGCGCAAGAGCGAGCCGGCACCGCCAACCAATGTCATCAACATCATGGACGCCCTGAAGAAGAGCATCGCCTCCGAGAAACAGACGAAGGGCCGTTAG
- the ligD gene encoding DNA ligase D, whose translation MVNQLETYRSKRNFRTTAEPRGRRSRASGDSFVIQKHDARRLHYDFRLEMDGVLKSWAVTRGPSLVPGEKRLAVHVEDHPLEYGDFEGTIPKGEYGGGTVLVWDRGTWSPIGDAHKGYSKGHLEFELHGEKLRGRWHLVRMHGKPGEKRENWLLIKGEDGFARPEDATDILEERPESVKTGREVADVAGEAPGWSSKTGRIRKSAKMPAQTAPSVKPEASAGPVHGKAPDPSTVKGAKKARMPDFVPPMLATLVAKAPAGERWLHEIKFDGYRLQARIEAGSVKLLTRSGLDWTEKFGAAVPAALKALPLDSAIIDGELIVETGAGASDFSALQAALSEGRTDHFLFYGFDLLYLDGYDLRGLTLTARKGLLEQIIGTNNDGLIRYSGHFMESGALVLRHACRLSLEGIVSKLRDAPYRDGRSKSWVKSKCSARQEFVIAGYVPSTVSSRAIGSLVLGVYDGDELQHVGRVGTGFTGAIAEDLFRKLESIRIPSSPFTEALTAEERRQVRYVQPTLVAEIEFRAWTADGHLRHASFRGLREDKDAREIIREVPKQAAKAPSSPGRRVKLTHPDRLYWPDEGVTKEGLANYYAEVWRHIAPHLVGRPLALLRCPSGITGEKFFQKHAWKGLNPNIVLIKDPKDVDEQPLISINDLDGLIGLVQSAVLEIHPWGSTVTDWEHPDRIVMDLDPGEGVPWQAVIDAAQEVRQRLTDAGLAAFVKTSGGKGLHVVAPLKPKADWPAVKAFTKALADAMAAEDPDRYVATITKSKRRGKILIDYLRNQRGMTAVAPYSTRARPGAAVSAPIAWEELGPAIGPAYFTVETMPTRLAALTSDPWDGFHRAAAPLETARRGRKKAAGKKTG comes from the coding sequence ATGGTCAACCAACTTGAAACCTACCGCAGCAAGCGCAATTTCCGCACAACTGCCGAGCCGCGCGGTCGACGATCCCGTGCATCGGGTGACAGTTTCGTCATTCAGAAGCACGACGCGCGCCGGCTCCATTATGACTTCCGGCTCGAGATGGATGGAGTTCTGAAGAGCTGGGCCGTGACGCGGGGGCCGAGCCTTGTGCCCGGGGAGAAGCGACTAGCCGTCCATGTCGAGGATCATCCGCTTGAGTATGGCGACTTCGAGGGCACCATTCCCAAGGGGGAATATGGCGGGGGGACCGTGCTCGTGTGGGATCGCGGCACCTGGTCGCCCATAGGGGATGCCCATAAGGGCTACTCCAAGGGTCATCTCGAATTCGAGCTTCATGGTGAGAAGCTCCGTGGCCGCTGGCATCTGGTGCGCATGCACGGCAAGCCCGGGGAAAAGCGCGAGAACTGGCTGCTCATCAAGGGCGAGGATGGATTCGCTCGCCCCGAGGACGCCACCGACATCCTGGAGGAACGCCCGGAATCGGTGAAAACGGGCCGAGAAGTCGCGGATGTGGCTGGTGAGGCTCCGGGCTGGTCCTCAAAGACCGGACGTATCAGAAAATCGGCGAAGATGCCTGCCCAAACCGCGCCTTCCGTCAAGCCGGAGGCCTCAGCCGGGCCGGTTCATGGCAAGGCCCCGGACCCCTCGACGGTCAAGGGGGCCAAGAAGGCGCGGATGCCTGATTTTGTTCCGCCGATGCTCGCCACGCTTGTCGCCAAAGCGCCGGCTGGCGAGCGCTGGCTCCATGAGATCAAGTTCGACGGCTACCGGCTCCAGGCGCGTATCGAGGCTGGCAGTGTCAAGCTGCTGACGCGCAGCGGTCTCGACTGGACGGAAAAGTTCGGCGCGGCGGTTCCAGCCGCGCTCAAGGCGCTTCCGCTCGATAGCGCCATCATCGACGGCGAACTCATTGTGGAAACCGGTGCCGGCGCCTCCGACTTCTCGGCCTTGCAGGCAGCGCTCAGTGAGGGGCGCACTGATCATTTTCTCTTCTATGGCTTCGATCTGCTCTATCTCGATGGCTATGACCTGCGCGGTCTGACCCTGACCGCGCGCAAAGGCTTGCTCGAACAGATCATCGGCACGAACAATGACGGACTGATCCGTTACAGCGGTCATTTCATGGAAAGTGGCGCGCTGGTGCTGCGCCATGCCTGCCGGCTGAGCCTTGAGGGCATTGTCTCGAAACTACGCGACGCCCCGTATCGAGATGGCCGCAGCAAAAGCTGGGTTAAATCCAAGTGCTCGGCGAGGCAGGAATTCGTCATTGCCGGCTATGTACCGTCCACGGTGTCCTCGCGCGCCATCGGCTCGCTCGTGCTCGGCGTCTATGACGGCGATGAGCTCCAGCATGTCGGCCGCGTGGGAACCGGCTTCACGGGAGCCATCGCGGAGGATCTGTTTCGCAAGCTGGAGAGCATCCGCATTCCGTCGAGTCCCTTCACGGAAGCCCTGACAGCGGAGGAAAGACGTCAGGTCCGCTATGTGCAGCCTACGCTGGTGGCGGAAATCGAGTTCCGCGCCTGGACCGCGGATGGGCACCTGCGCCACGCTTCTTTCCGTGGGCTGCGGGAGGACAAGGATGCCCGAGAGATCATACGCGAAGTACCGAAACAAGCTGCCAAGGCGCCGTCCTCACCGGGCCGAAGGGTCAAGCTCACCCATCCCGATCGCCTCTACTGGCCTGATGAGGGCGTCACCAAGGAAGGCCTGGCGAACTATTATGCCGAGGTCTGGCGTCATATCGCGCCTCATCTCGTGGGAAGGCCGCTCGCGCTTCTGCGCTGCCCGAGCGGCATCACGGGCGAGAAGTTCTTCCAGAAGCATGCCTGGAAGGGCTTGAACCCGAACATCGTGCTCATCAAGGATCCCAAGGACGTGGATGAACAGCCGCTGATCAGCATCAACGATCTCGACGGGCTGATCGGACTTGTGCAGTCGGCGGTGTTGGAAATTCATCCCTGGGGATCGACCGTGACCGATTGGGAGCACCCCGACCGGATCGTTATGGATCTCGATCCCGGCGAAGGTGTGCCCTGGCAAGCCGTGATCGATGCCGCGCAGGAGGTGCGTCAGCGCCTGACGGATGCCGGGCTTGCCGCCTTCGTCAAGACGTCGGGCGGCAAGGGATTGCATGTGGTTGCGCCGCTCAAGCCGAAAGCCGACTGGCCAGCCGTGAAGGCCTTCACCAAGGCACTCGCCGATGCCATGGCCGCCGAAGATCCCGACCGGTATGTCGCGACGATCACCAAGTCAAAGCGACGCGGCAAGATCCTCATAGACTATCTGCGCAACCAGCGCGGCATGACCGCGGTCGCGCCCTATTCCACGCGAGCCCGGCCAGGTGCCGCGGTTTCGGCACCCATTGCGTGGGAGGAGTTAGGGCCCGCCATCGGGCCTGCTTATTTCACGGTCGAGACCATGCCGACGCGATTGGCCGCGCTCACCAGCGACCCTTGGGATGGCTTCCATCGCGCGGCTGCGCCATTGGAGACCGCGCGGCGCGGCCGCAAGAAGGCGGCGGGCAAGAAGACCGGATAA
- a CDS encoding Ku protein, producing MTASESTRANWKGVLRVGEVSCRVALYTAASSSDRIAFHMLNRRTGHRLQRQFADSETGAVVDREDQVKGYETGEGDYVVLEPEEVAAAVPESDKTLAVSAFIHCSDVDDIYFDRPYFLAPADREAEEAYVLIREGMSRKKVAALAQTVLFRRVRSVIVRAEGDGLIATTLNFNYEVRSADNAFSDVPSLRIKGEMLQLAEHIIKTKAGVYDPAAFEDRYEAALAELVKAKLEGRKIVAPKRRPAGKVVDLMEALRESAGLDQGTRKSARGRKAKPAKDAKDGPGRKSSAGSNRKTVTTAKAKTASARRRAG from the coding sequence ATGACAGCATCAGAAAGCACGCGTGCTAACTGGAAGGGTGTCCTCCGGGTTGGGGAAGTCAGTTGTCGCGTTGCGCTGTACACGGCTGCCTCGAGTTCAGATCGCATCGCTTTCCACATGCTCAACCGGCGCACTGGCCACCGATTGCAACGTCAGTTCGCGGATAGCGAAACCGGCGCAGTCGTTGATCGGGAGGATCAGGTCAAGGGTTATGAGACAGGCGAAGGAGACTATGTCGTTCTCGAACCCGAAGAAGTGGCGGCCGCCGTTCCTGAAAGCGACAAGACCCTTGCAGTCTCGGCCTTCATTCACTGCAGCGATGTGGACGACATCTATTTCGATCGGCCGTATTTCCTCGCGCCCGCTGACCGGGAGGCGGAAGAGGCTTATGTGCTGATCCGAGAGGGCATGAGCCGGAAGAAGGTCGCCGCCCTGGCGCAGACCGTTCTCTTCCGGCGTGTCCGCAGTGTTATCGTCCGCGCCGAGGGCGACGGCCTCATCGCCACGACCTTGAATTTCAACTACGAGGTCCGGTCAGCCGACAATGCCTTCAGCGATGTGCCGTCGTTGCGCATCAAGGGTGAGATGCTTCAACTTGCCGAGCATATCATCAAGACGAAAGCCGGCGTCTATGATCCGGCTGCCTTCGAGGACCGTTACGAGGCCGCGCTTGCCGAGCTCGTGAAGGCGAAGCTGGAAGGCCGGAAGATAGTCGCACCGAAGCGCCGTCCCGCCGGCAAGGTCGTCGATCTCATGGAAGCTTTGCGTGAAAGTGCGGGTCTCGATCAGGGAACACGTAAATCCGCGCGTGGCCGAAAGGCGAAGCCGGCGAAAGATGCGAAGGACGGCCCAGGGCGGAAATCTTCAGCCGGCTCGAACAGGAAGACAGTGACCACGGCCAAGGCCAAGACCGCGTCGGCGCGACGCCGTGCTGGCTGA
- a CDS encoding Crp/Fnr family transcriptional regulator, giving the protein MAMMQSETRNRLLSMLHHDDFLTLAPHLLPIGLPKGYIIARAQEDMTHAYFLEAGIGSIVSHSPEGQRAETGLVGREGVLPVAFALDVSISSHEVIMQVEGHGLQIESGVLRDVLASRPRVRQIMSRFAHAMWIQTAQTALSNAVHTVEERLARWLLMCLDRMDDGEIPLTHEYMAIMLAVRRASVTTALHVLEGKRFVYAERGRVIVRDRKALEEFAADAYGASELEYSRLIDSLAGWGQPLGVPA; this is encoded by the coding sequence ATGGCGATGATGCAATCGGAGACACGCAATCGTCTTCTCTCAATGCTTCATCATGATGATTTTCTCACGCTTGCTCCGCATCTCCTCCCGATCGGCCTGCCAAAGGGCTATATCATCGCCCGCGCTCAGGAGGACATGACGCATGCCTATTTTTTGGAGGCGGGCATCGGGTCCATCGTCTCCCATTCCCCCGAAGGGCAACGGGCGGAAACAGGGCTCGTCGGCCGGGAGGGGGTTCTGCCCGTGGCCTTCGCCCTGGACGTATCGATAAGCTCCCATGAAGTTATCATGCAGGTCGAGGGGCACGGGTTGCAAATCGAAAGCGGCGTGTTGCGCGATGTCTTGGCTAGTCGGCCAAGGGTTCGCCAGATCATGAGCCGTTTCGCCCACGCCATGTGGATCCAGACCGCGCAGACTGCCCTTTCCAACGCTGTTCACACCGTTGAGGAACGATTGGCACGCTGGCTTCTCATGTGTCTCGATCGAATGGATGATGGAGAGATACCGCTCACTCACGAGTATATGGCGATCATGCTGGCTGTAAGGCGCGCGAGTGTCACGACCGCGCTTCACGTCCTGGAAGGCAAGCGCTTCGTTTATGCGGAGCGGGGGCGCGTGATCGTTCGAGATCGGAAAGCCCTCGAAGAATTCGCGGCCGACGCCTACGGCGCCTCCGAGCTTGAATACAGCCGCCTGATCGATTCGCTCGCCGGTTGGGGGCAACCTCTAGGCGTCCCGGCATAA
- a CDS encoding ABC transporter permease, with protein sequence MTETYVAPLPDRRLRLRRALRHGGFVFGAAILLLAVAVAVFAPLIAPYDPVAQNLSGRLLPPAWMQGGRPDHLLGTDHLGRDYLSRLIYGSRVSLIVGFSTMLISGVIGSTLGFIGGYFGGRVDDVITYIINSRLSMPGLLVALAVISLVGGSLLTIVLVLGFLFWDRYAVVVRTATQQVRSADFVAAAQVAGASAPAIIWRQIRPNVFHHILVIATLEMAMAILSEASLSFLGLGIRAPTPSWGLMIAEGRTYLFAKPYLVWIPGIAIFLLVLATNLLGDGLRDLSQPERRR encoded by the coding sequence ATGACCGAAACCTATGTGGCCCCTCTGCCTGACCGGCGCCTCCGGCTGCGCCGGGCGCTGCGTCATGGCGGTTTTGTGTTCGGTGCGGCCATTCTGCTTCTGGCGGTGGCTGTCGCGGTTTTCGCGCCCCTCATTGCGCCCTATGACCCGGTCGCCCAGAATCTGTCCGGCCGCCTGCTGCCGCCTGCCTGGATGCAGGGCGGCCGGCCGGATCATTTGCTCGGCACGGACCATCTCGGCCGCGATTATCTCAGCCGGCTGATCTATGGCAGCCGGGTCTCGTTGATCGTCGGCTTTTCGACCATGCTGATCTCCGGGGTCATCGGCTCGACGCTCGGCTTCATAGGCGGCTATTTCGGCGGCCGGGTCGACGATGTGATCACCTACATCATTAACAGCCGCCTCAGCATGCCGGGGCTGCTGGTGGCGCTCGCGGTCATCTCTCTCGTTGGAGGCTCATTGCTCACCATCGTCCTGGTCCTCGGCTTTTTGTTCTGGGATCGCTATGCGGTCGTGGTGCGGACAGCGACGCAACAGGTGCGCAGCGCCGATTTCGTGGCGGCCGCGCAGGTGGCGGGCGCCTCTGCGCCGGCGATCATCTGGCGGCAGATCCGGCCTAACGTCTTTCATCACATCCTGGTCATCGCCACGCTTGAAATGGCGATGGCCATCCTCAGCGAGGCGAGCCTGTCCTTCCTCGGTCTCGGCATTCGCGCGCCAACGCCGTCCTGGGGGCTGATGATTGCCGAGGGGCGGACTTATCTGTTCGCCAAGCCCTATCTCGTCTGGATTCCAGGCATCGCGATCTTCCTGCTCGTGCTGGCGACCAATCTGCTGGGCGATGGCCTGCGGGATCTATCCCAGCCGGAGCGCCGCAGGTGA